Part of the Girardinichthys multiradiatus isolate DD_20200921_A chromosome 14, DD_fGirMul_XY1, whole genome shotgun sequence genome is shown below.
ATTCATAGCCCTTGGAACATTTTCaatttttgccacattacaaccacagacgtcagggcatCTTACATCgagtggtagaccaacacacatctgtgcataactgtgaagtggaaggagaatgatgcatggttttcgactttttttgtttttgtttttacaaataaagacttaaaaattgcgacaaaacatggtggtggcagcatcatgctgttgggattaGATAAGAGTCGGTGGAAGGAGGGTGGGGCTAAATCCCATCGAAAATCTGTGGCtaggtttgaaaatgaatgtcCTTCATCCGGCctgagctgttttacaaagaatggtcaaatatttcagtctctagatgtgcagagCAGGTAGAGACATACCACCCCAAAACACCTGCTGCTGTAAGAACACCAATTGCTTTCCTGCAAGTAATTGACTTaaagggctgaaaacaaatgcatgtgacacttttcacatttttattaatcaatgtacaattttttcttccacttcacaattatgcaccactttgtgttgatctgtctaaTAAAACTctgataaaatacactgaggtttgtggttttaaacacataattggagggggtgtgaatacttgtcCCATGGACTGTAGCAATTAAATGCAAAGTATAAcacacagagctaaaaaaatctttttaaagtgttttaaggACAGGGGCGGCACATCTGAGGGAGAAACGTTGTGaaactggcaaaaaaaaaaagctgttctaCTTCTTCTGTGTCTTCAGCGCCTGATGGGAAGGAGGTGGAGGCTCAGGGGCCAGGAGCAGCTGAAGCAAAGGAAGATCACACACTATACTCTCCTCTCAGTCGCTGCTGCAACATAACCTGCACCTGCATGTGTCATCTAAAGAGACCCGGCATGATGCTCATATGGGTGCCTATGGATGAGCATGAAAATGAGGGTCCGGGTGGGGAGGGTAAGGCAAAGGTGAAGGTGCAGAGAGAAGGGATGGATGTGAAGGGACAGAAAGTAGAGCATGGGTTGAAAGCAAAGGCAGCAAAGAAGCAGATGGAAGTAAAGCCagcagaaaaggaaaaggagaTGCACGGAGAAGAGACGGAAGTGAGAGGGCAGAAAGCAAAATCTGAGTTGGACATTCAGGCAGCAAAGGAGGGGGAAGtgaaggatgcagagaaggagaTGGAAAATGAGAATTTGGAGAAAAAGAGGGAAGTAGAAGTGCAGAAAGCAGAGAATAAGCTGGAAGTGAACACAACAGAGACAGAGATCGAATTGAATGCAGCACAGAAGGAGGTGGAAGATCATAGAGCAGAGAATGGAAAGGTCTGTGAGGAGATTAAAGAGGTAGATGATAGGGAAGGGAAGAATGAGGCAGGAGATGAAAGGGATAGGGCTCCTGTGGTAGATGAGAAAGCGGTGAAATCACAGTTCCATCAATCTTTGGAAATTTTGCTGGCTGGGGGTCTAAGAAGATGTTCAAACCAGGGTTCTCAACTCCCCCTTGCTCCCTATCGGCCTCCACCGGTCCAGGACCAGTCCCTAGAAGACAAAGAGGATAGTATTTACGAGCTCCAACTTCCTGTGGCTGATCAGGCTGCTAAAAAAATGTCATCTGCGAGGAAGGATGTTCCTCAAATAACAATCAGCAAACCAGCTCATCAGAGTAAACCTGCCAACGCCTCAGACTCTACACCTGAGCTTGAAAATACGACAGAACCACCTGCCATACCACCTAGGGTTCCTGTGAATGATGTTCCACTCCCCTGGAATGAGAATAACTCTGGGAGAACCTCCCCTGGCAGCAACTCCTCATTTGGTAGGATCAGGCCACCGCCCCCAAAAGCTTCACCTCCATGCAGCCCTCTGTCTCCTCGCAGACTGCCACCTGCTCCACCAAAGACAGATTCCAGGAGGGCCAGTAATACCTTCATGCAGTCCACCATCTTGTCTGGTTTGTACTTAAGCAGCATAAGAGTCTCTTGCTGCGCTGAATTGCTCATTATCGTAACAAATACTGGAGGAATGATGTgaccttcttgttttttttgttgtttttttatatataatagGAGAAGAAAATAAGagcaataaagacaaaaaagaaacagaacagtAAGTTGCTACTAAATTCAAGTTTTGTAATATCAGACCACAATCAGAAACAAAGTAGTTCCCTCTGCCAGACATGTACAAACGTACCTGTGGATGATTGTTTACGTCTCGCTCTAATTCCTGTTTCAGGCCATTCAACCGGGAGTTCCAGCTGAACGACGGTAAGGCTGTGATACGTCATTAAAGTACCTCATAATTAACGTGTGAGTCATCCAAGGTGCAAGTGGAGAGCTAAAAGTATGTCTGGAATGTAAttgccaaataaaaatcttttaagTGTGGCGttaatttgtattcagcccccattTACTCAAATCCTGTGCAACCGGTAGCCTGCGGAGGTCTTAAGTATTTAGTTTAAAGCGGCGCTAGATTATGAAGCAACATCCTGAGTTCTGAACATCTAATAGAggtctgttcaatccatcatctgaacatggaaagagtatgtcacaactgcaaacctactaagacTTGGCCTTCAACcgaaactgacaggctgggcaaggagaccATTGAGAGAAGCAGCCATGAGTCCCATGGTAACTCTAAAGGAGCTGCTTagctccacagctcaggtgggggaatatGTTGACAGGACAGTTATTAGTTGTATACTCCAGAAATCTGGTATTTATTGCAAGAGCGACCAGATGAAAGCCATTGTTGGTTCGCCAGGTATAAAACCTTTGTTAGAAGCAAACGTGGTAGATGGTCCTGTGGTCGCACCACACACAATGGTTTGTGTAGTAGGAAACTAACAAAGCAGCCTCcttacagtgaaacatggtggtggcagaatcatggtgtgggaatgtttttctaCAAGAGGGGCATAGgagcttgtcagagttgatgggatgaTGCATGGGGGGGCGGGGTTAGAAAAGGTTAGAAAGGTCcggtcaaagtccaaacctaaatctaatAGAGAGTCTAtatcaagacttgaaaacttttacagatgctctccagcCGGTCGGACTGAGTTTGACCTGTTGACACACTAAATGTCAGCTGAATGGAAACCAGATTATATCGTACAAGCTACATACAGAATATTTACtgcctgctttttttttctttgaccaCATTGAAACATtaagcaataataataaatatcagAGGAAAGTCTGTTGTATTTAGGTTCATATTTTGTCTGGTTGTAGAAAGAAATACACAGATCTATTGGCTGCTCTGTGTTTGAACTTAAAGGCGAGCTAAACATGTATGCTGGCGACAGACTAAGATCTCTCCATTTGTCTCACCTCAGAGCCTCTGTACCAAACATACAGCGACTTCGCCATCAGGAAGGAGCTGCGTCGACAGACCGTTATCCGCTCCATCAGCAAAACTAGTGCGGACTACGCTATGGAATGGGCGGCCCGCATGAACGAGAAAATATCTGGAAAGTCAGAGGGAACCGGAGCAGCCAAGAGTGGCCCCATGCCCAATGTGAATCAAAGCACCTTGTGGCAGGACCTCCCAGCTGTACGGGACAGTGGATTGCTGGACCAGTTCACTCCTGATCAAATCAAGTACCAGGAGGTGAGGAGGACGAACTTAAGAAGCTGTAGCATAAAGAAAGAACTACAACAAAGCCTAAAGGAAACACGAGAGATGCTTGATCTATTTGAAATCTTATCTACAAGTGATAATCTTATTATTGAAGACTTTATTTATTAGAGAAAGTTGTCCTTatgtattatatagattcattacacaaaaAAGCACTATATGtctagtttttatttctgttcatttcaatTATTATGGATTATAGGTaatgaaacccaaaattcagtttttcaaaACTTGTAAAAATTACAAACGACCAATAACAAGAGGATTTTGAATGCTTGCAAACTTTTctcaccacactttttccttccactcaactttccattaatatgcttgcaCTCCGTGACCAGCCAGAGTCTTCCGCAGTGACCATTTGTGTCATGAGTGTCTGTCAGCTGTCTTTCCTATGACTGCTAAGATCATAACATTACATTTGTATATAAATAATCATTTTTCTAATTGTCCCCATTTAATACTTTAAATAAGCAAGTTACattgtttagattttaaaattcatataaCTCTGTTCTAAATTTAGTGTTTGACTTTGATTGTCCTTGGTAGAGCATGTTTGAGGTCCTGACCTCAGAGGCCTCCTACCTGCGGTCCCTCCGCGTTTTGACTGAGCACTTTATGGAAAACAGGGAGCTGGGAGGGACGCTCATCATGAGTGACAAGAAAACCCTCTTCTCTAACATCACGAAGGTCCGCGAGGTCAGCGAGAGGTGAGAGATCATACCACAAGAGATGAAAGGAAATGGGAACGTGATTTTTGACGTCAACAGCAGAATGCAGCTGAAGCGATTATCTGGAGAATCTGGAGGTGTTTAATGAAACTGCTTGTTGCAGGTTCCTGAAAGACCTGGAAGACCACATATTCAAGGAGATAATGTTCCTAGACATATGCGACATCCTCAACTATCACGCCCAGCACAACTTTTCCGCCTACATCGACTATATCCGCAACCAGAGCTACCAGGAAAAGACCTACAGCCGACTCATGTAAGAAGCAATGATCAGCAGTTTAGGGTTGTTAGGAAGTCAGCCGGGTTGGATCTTAGCTGTGACTGACTTGCAAGAATACCAAAACCGATGCCATGTAATCGGAGTTTCTGCATACCTGCAGGAAGACTAATGAACAGTTCGCTACAGTTATCAACCGTCTTCAGGAGCTGCCTGAGTGCCACCGGCTGCCCTTCATCTCCTTCCTGCTGCTGCCCTTCCAGCGAATAACACGGATCAAGATGCTCATCGAGGTGAGCAGTGTCACGTTATCgaatgttaaaaacataaaaatgttgatGCAAGGTGGAAGGCAGACTGCTGCCTACACTTCAAGCTCCTCGTGCTTTAGCAACATATGCTCCATAAAGTAATCACGGTCTAAAAGGAGTTGTATCCGTAGCTGCCTCTAAAATCCGCTACGCCTTTGAGTCTGCAGCACGTCACTGAAACCGGAAAATCATGTTCTTGTTGCATATGTTGCAGTAGTTCGTGAGGCATTCATTTATGGTCATTTAGGAACAGACCCAGAACAGGTTCTGCAACGTAATTGTTGCTCTACTAAACCTTTGTTCtaagggaaaataaatgtttttataaaggTGTTTGAGTAAAACGTTGGTCAagcacaaaatgaaaataaatgtgtagTAATTAAATATCACTGTGTAACAGAAGTCTATGTGAAGGTAGGACTCTAGGCTAAAAGGTTTTAGATGTCCTAGATGCTTTGTCCTTGAAACCTCAGCTttcctgttagaggctgcaaaaaacgACTGGGAtgaaagttcaccttccagcagaataatgacCCTAatcatacaaccagagctactaTTGGATGGTTTATACCAAAGtgtcctagtcaaagcccagatctaaaGCCGGTTAAGAACTCTATAACTATTtctgttttagtattttttatATAAGCATCCAAGAAtagagaggtttttttttttatgtgggcTCTAATATTCAACAGCTAGCTAGCTGTGGCTTTAAAACCTCTTAAATGTTCTATTACGCTATTACTAAGgcttaaagtccttttaatgaaaTGCCCAAGAAAACTTCTGGACCATAAAGCATTGAGCGCTAACCCTCCACCGCCTGCTGCTGTGCACTGTCAtgcagctggctgaaagaaggctgcaCAGTTTTTCTTTACCAACCGGAAGGACAAATTAGGCTGTTTGCACATATTTCTGGTTATAAACAACACGGACAGTCACGATGTGGAAACTAAATCAACATCACGCAGCGTACCGCTGCTTTAAAGCTGCAGTTGGCAAGCTAAGGACAGTATTCctgttaagcagctgactgcaggctagtAACCGGAGCACAGAGTCCCAATTGGAGTGTAAATAAACGTGTTCTGCTCTGGTTTAGGTGGTTCATGTCATTAATGTGGAAATGAAGAATTGGAAcaattaggttttaaaatattttgcctCACTACGTTGTGAATGAGTGACCCGTCTTGgtttttttaatttcctttaaCAACCAGTGATCTGAGTTCATCCTGCTCTTTGACTCTGTGAAATGTCATCCTTCCAGAGTAGTCCTTCCCACTCAGGCCCCCCCACCGGTTTGCATCAGGGGCATGTTTTGCATCCACATTGAGGAGAATGAGCTGCACGAATAAAAGGTTGTTTGTCGTTCCAGAACATCCTGAAGAGAACAAATGAGGGTACAGCAGAGGAGCAGACGGCCTCCAAGGCTTTGTCCTCTGTCACTAAGGTAAATACCTCTCACTCTACACCATCCCCTTTGCAAACACGCGCACGTGATTTGACCCCAGAATGCTTCACATAGCTGGAGATTTCATATTTGCTATCGTGTTGAGGACGGATTTCCTGCTGAATGAGCTCAGCGAAGAAGCCGTAAACAAACCCGATAGTCCCAGTGGGACAGACTTAAAGTGACAGAGGGAATTTTTTAAAACCAAGATAAAGAAGATGGTGAATAAttcgacttttttttttcacttgatCGCACACAGATCATTGATCAATGTAACAGAGATGTGGGAAAGATGAGACAAATGGAAGAGCTGATTGAAATCTCTAAGATGCTCGAGTTTGATAAGCTCAAGGTAAGCTGAGGCAGGAACACCATCGATGTGTCCATCTGTTAATTATTAGGAGGATGAAACATCTATGGCTTGTTTCCTGTCTGCACCAGGCCATCCCGATCATCtctgagtctcgatttctggaGAAGAAGGGAGAGCTCCAAGAAATGTCAAAAGCAAAAACCTTTGTCAACATGAGGGCCAGGTTCTCTGTGGTCTACCTCTTCCTGTTTAACGACCGGCTACTGATTACTGTTAAGAAAGGGTaaggaagaaaaccttttaataaaacatgagCTATGATGCATTGAAACAGTACAACCATCAATATAAAGAGACCAGGCCAGTTAGGATCATTAAAATTActtctgtttgctaaatgccagaaaaatTTGATCTTTTATTACAGATGTTTACATTCACCAAGTTTATCGCGATTTAAGCCAATTTGAGGACGTCCATGATGTCATGACCTTGCACAACATTTCAGTTAAATGGAGGCACACctgttaatgtattttaaaccagcCTTTTGTGAtatcatgtaaaaaaaatcttaacaaAATCAATCAAGGTACCCCCATAAGTCTGGTTCCACCTTGAGTACAATTTCCAGACGCTTGGAGGTGCCCTGTTTGTCTGTTCATGTAATGATAGGtataaaaagcataaatatgTTCAGCCATAATATCCAGGAATAAGACGAGTtctgtcccagagatgaacgtGTTTTGGTGGGAAATATGTGCATCAACTCCCCCAAACAAAGGTAGAAGATTGATTTTCTGTCACCACTCATGAAATGACTCCACTCGTCCTCAAATGTAACAGGAAGTGTTGTCAAAGTAGTACAGTACATACCTGTGTAATGTACGCTGGTTTAGGTATGGTTTTTCTTGGGGATGCCACATGTTTGTTTAACCAGTTAAACCTCCTTAtgtccttccagctctgtgttTGCCTTTAACGGAGTTCTTTCTGGTTTGGTTTGTCCTTAACAGCTCGGACCGTTACGTGGTGGTGGACCACACTCATCGCTCTTTGGTGCAGGCCCAGCCTTTAGATGAATGTTTTGGTGGCGCAGCCT
Proteins encoded:
- the arhgef15b gene encoding uncharacterized protein arhgef15b, with translation MSVLERPTSPLKPEVKPKPEIPQRSLHSNSLCLVGGGCTSGTTQGKVKKIAKKFTQQDSSEAGEQLVNGAAALSSSKEGKKPPEIKPKPDNSGPQPQVGTEQAPPLPKKRSRFQNKKDSIGGEDSDGMNVDKRRSAPDGKEVEAQGPGAAEAKEDHTLYSPLSRCCNITCTCMCHLKRPGMMLIWVPMDEHENEGPGGEGKAKVKVQREGMDVKGQKVEHGLKAKAAKKQMEVKPAEKEKEMHGEETEVRGQKAKSELDIQAAKEGEVKDAEKEMENENLEKKREVEVQKAENKLEVNTTETEIELNAAQKEVEDHRAENGKVCEEIKEVDDREGKNEAGDERDRAPVVDEKAVKSQFHQSLEILLAGGLRRCSNQGSQLPLAPYRPPPVQDQSLEDKEDSIYELQLPVADQAAKKMSSARKDVPQITISKPAHQSKPANASDSTPELENTTEPPAIPPRVPVNDVPLPWNENNSGRTSPGSNSSFGRIRPPPPKASPPCSPLSPRRLPPAPPKTDSRRASNTFMQSTILSGEENKSNKDKKETEQPFNREFQLNDEPLYQTYSDFAIRKELRRQTVIRSISKTSADYAMEWAARMNEKISGKSEGTGAAKSGPMPNVNQSTLWQDLPAVRDSGLLDQFTPDQIKYQESMFEVLTSEASYLRSLRVLTEHFMENRELGGTLIMSDKKTLFSNITKVREVSERFLKDLEDHIFKEIMFLDICDILNYHAQHNFSAYIDYIRNQSYQEKTYSRLMKTNEQFATVINRLQELPECHRLPFISFLLLPFQRITRIKMLIENILKRTNEGTAEEQTASKALSSVTKIIDQCNRDVGKMRQMEELIEISKMLEFDKLKAIPIISESRFLEKKGELQEMSKAKTFVNMRARFSVVYLFLFNDRLLITVKKGSDRYVVVDHTHRSLVQAQPLDECFGGAAYENCFNLVMLENHQGRMMERILKAPSKSDMQRWLAAFPRSTQEDIDEEVIYEDWDCPQVQCVEQYVAQQADELSLEPTEIVNVIRKTNEGWYEGSRLSDGQKGWFPDENVIEITNEHVRRRNIKERYRVSQATRMVKSPKTR